The following coding sequences are from one Lolium rigidum isolate FL_2022 chromosome 6, APGP_CSIRO_Lrig_0.1, whole genome shotgun sequence window:
- the LOC124667775 gene encoding uncharacterized protein LOC124667775 gives MGKLCCSHEEDESEFNLMPLLMAAVVIMLLFVVCSPQPRRRRCVVVPCY, from the coding sequence ATGGGGAAGTTGTGCTGCAGCCACGAGGAGGACGAGTCGGAGTTCAACCTGATGCCGCTGCTGATGGCCGCCGTCGTCATCATGCTGCTCTTCGTCGTCTGCTCGCCGCAGCCCCGCCGCAGGCGCTGCGTCGTCGTCCCTTGCTACTGA